A stretch of the Streptomyces sp. NBC_01428 genome encodes the following:
- a CDS encoding adenylosuccinate lyase, whose translation MDEALRSLTERVRAEAGASPGYERLAATEDPEVLAAALTEPGQPLWARELVAFRLGTAGDRRAFEALVLLLNHRDPERCASAARALARLGDARTARAAAALATNELRVAYALQPVRLLVELRAPEAVPALITVLRRRLLPHDPYRRVALACVEGLGTLGDARARPVLTEALAHPALAQAAVRALDRLPEGGAGGTR comes from the coding sequence ATGGACGAAGCGTTGCGATCACTCACGGAGCGTGTGCGGGCCGAGGCGGGGGCGTCGCCGGGGTACGAACGCCTCGCGGCGACCGAGGACCCCGAGGTCCTGGCGGCGGCGCTGACCGAACCGGGACAGCCCTTGTGGGCCCGGGAGTTGGTCGCCTTCCGGCTCGGGACCGCCGGTGACCGGCGGGCCTTCGAGGCGCTCGTCCTGCTGCTGAACCACCGTGATCCCGAGCGCTGCGCGTCCGCGGCCCGTGCCCTGGCCCGGCTCGGCGACGCCCGCACGGCCCGCGCCGCCGCCGCGCTCGCCACGAACGAACTGCGCGTCGCCTACGCCCTCCAGCCGGTCCGGCTGCTGGTCGAACTCCGCGCCCCCGAGGCCGTACCCGCGCTGATCACCGTCCTGCGCCGCAGGCTGCTCCCGCACGACCCGTACCGCAGGGTCGCGCTCGCCTGCGTCGAGGGCCTCGGGACCCTGGGCGACGCCCGGGCCCGCCCCGTCCTGACCGAGGCGCTGGCCCATCCGGCACTCGCGCAGGCCGCCGTCCGCGCACTGGACCGGCTTCCCGAGGGGGGAGCCGGCGGCACGCGCTGA
- a CDS encoding 3-hydroxyacyl-CoA dehydrogenase family protein, with amino-acid sequence MATPLSDTPLSPLKTVAVVGLGTMGTGIAEVLARAGRDVIGIDISEAAAVQAVAALEASTGRAVGRGRLSEQERTDALGRFRTSTDLAAAADADLVIEVTPESYDIKQQVFRALDGIVRPETILATGTNALSVTRLAADSSRPERVLGLHFFNPAPAMKLVEVVSSVLTAPAAVAAVTDLALELGKEPVAVGDRPGFVADGLLFGYLNQAAAMYEAKYASREDIDAAMKLGCGLPMGPLALLDLIGVDTARTVLEAMYTESQDRLHAPAPILKQLSEAGLTGRKSGRGFYSYDAPGGATVVRDALTPSEDGTQTPGRTVRSVGVAGSGTMASGIAEVFAKAGHTVVLAARSEEKAQAAKARIGKSLSRSVDKGRLTAEAAAQTLERITPTGSYDDFADVDLALEAVAEDLEVKQQLFGVFDKVCKPGAILATTTSSLPVVACARATSRPQDVIGMHFFNPAPVMKLVEVVRTVLTADDVHATVREVCATIRKHPVDCGDRAGFIVNALLFPYLNNAIKMVQEHYASLDDIDAAMKLGGGYPMGPFELLDVVGLDVSLAIEKVLHREFRDPGLAPAPLLEHLVAAGCLGRKTGRGFREYARR; translated from the coding sequence ATGGCCACTCCCCTGTCCGACACCCCTCTGTCCCCGCTGAAGACCGTCGCCGTCGTCGGCCTCGGCACCATGGGCACCGGCATCGCCGAAGTCCTGGCCCGGGCCGGCCGCGACGTCATCGGCATCGACATCAGCGAGGCCGCGGCCGTCCAGGCCGTCGCCGCCCTCGAAGCCTCCACCGGACGCGCCGTGGGGCGCGGGCGGCTCAGTGAGCAGGAGCGCACGGACGCCCTCGGCCGGTTCCGCACCTCCACCGACCTCGCGGCCGCCGCCGACGCCGACCTCGTCATCGAGGTGACTCCGGAGTCGTACGACATCAAGCAGCAGGTCTTCCGGGCGCTGGACGGCATCGTGCGGCCCGAGACGATCCTCGCGACGGGCACCAACGCGCTGTCCGTGACCCGGCTCGCCGCCGACTCCTCCCGCCCCGAGCGCGTCCTCGGCCTGCACTTCTTCAACCCGGCGCCGGCCATGAAGCTGGTCGAGGTCGTCTCCTCGGTGCTGACCGCGCCGGCCGCCGTCGCCGCGGTCACGGATCTGGCCCTGGAACTCGGCAAGGAGCCCGTCGCGGTCGGGGACCGCCCCGGATTCGTCGCCGACGGACTGCTGTTCGGCTACCTCAACCAGGCCGCCGCGATGTACGAGGCGAAGTACGCCTCCCGCGAGGACATCGACGCGGCCATGAAGCTCGGCTGCGGACTGCCCATGGGCCCGCTCGCGCTGCTCGACCTGATCGGTGTGGACACCGCGCGCACGGTCCTGGAGGCCATGTACACCGAGTCCCAGGACCGGCTGCACGCCCCCGCACCCATCCTCAAGCAGCTCAGCGAGGCGGGCCTGACCGGGCGCAAGTCCGGCCGCGGCTTCTACTCCTACGACGCCCCCGGCGGCGCCACCGTCGTGCGGGACGCGCTGACGCCGTCGGAGGACGGCACGCAGACCCCCGGCCGCACGGTCCGCTCGGTCGGTGTCGCGGGCTCCGGGACGATGGCCTCCGGCATCGCGGAGGTCTTCGCGAAGGCCGGCCACACCGTCGTCCTCGCGGCCCGCAGCGAGGAGAAGGCGCAGGCCGCGAAGGCACGGATCGGCAAGTCCCTCTCCCGCTCCGTCGACAAGGGCCGGCTGACCGCCGAGGCGGCGGCGCAGACCCTGGAGCGGATCACGCCGACCGGCAGCTACGACGACTTCGCCGACGTCGATCTGGCACTGGAGGCGGTCGCCGAGGACCTGGAGGTCAAGCAGCAGCTGTTCGGCGTCTTCGACAAGGTCTGCAAGCCGGGCGCGATCCTCGCCACCACCACCTCCTCGCTGCCCGTCGTCGCCTGCGCCCGCGCCACCTCGCGCCCGCAGGACGTGATCGGCATGCACTTCTTCAACCCGGCCCCCGTGATGAAGCTCGTCGAGGTCGTGCGGACCGTGCTGACCGCGGACGACGTGCACGCCACCGTGCGCGAGGTCTGCGCGACGATCCGCAAGCACCCGGTGGACTGCGGCGACCGGGCCGGCTTCATCGTGAACGCGCTGCTGTTCCCGTACCTCAACAACGCGATCAAGATGGTGCAGGAGCACTACGCCTCGCTCGACGACATCGACGCCGCGATGAAGCTGGGCGGCGGCTACCCGATGGGCCCGTTCGAACTGCTCGACGTGGTCGGTCTCGACGTGTCGCTGGCCATCGAGAAGGTCCTGCACCGCGAGTTCCGCGACCCGGGACTGGCCCCCGCGCCGCTCCTGGAGCACCTGGTGGCCGCGGGCTGCCTCGGCCGCAAGACGGGCCGCGGTTTCCGCGAATATGCCCGCCGCTGA
- a CDS encoding TetR family transcriptional regulator, whose translation MPQPAKSSRTPATSDAPPESAAGNRAAAQRLKMRRELAAAAMELFATKGYEATTVDEIAARAGVARRTFFRHFRSKEEAIFPDHDDTLIRAEAVLNAAPAHEHPLDTVCRGIKEVMRMYAAQPEISVSRYKLTREVPTLREAEIASVARYERLFTRYLLGHFDEHAHDDDANDDPLLAEVAASAVVTAHNHVLRRWLRAGGQGDVETQLDHAFAIVRKTFGTGIGAGRETAPRPAAAASSFTEGDVLVTVARVDAPLDQVMRTIEQALKDRS comes from the coding sequence ATGCCCCAGCCCGCCAAGTCCTCACGTACCCCCGCCACGTCCGACGCTCCCCCGGAGAGCGCCGCGGGCAACCGCGCGGCGGCCCAACGGCTCAAGATGCGGCGGGAGCTGGCGGCCGCGGCCATGGAGCTGTTCGCGACCAAGGGGTACGAGGCGACCACCGTCGACGAGATCGCCGCCCGGGCGGGGGTGGCCCGCCGCACCTTCTTCCGCCACTTCCGCTCCAAGGAAGAGGCGATCTTCCCGGACCACGACGACACCCTGATCCGGGCCGAGGCGGTGCTCAACGCGGCGCCCGCGCACGAGCATCCGCTCGACACCGTGTGCCGCGGCATCAAGGAAGTCATGCGGATGTACGCGGCGCAGCCGGAGATCTCCGTCTCCCGCTACAAACTGACCCGCGAGGTACCGACACTGCGCGAGGCCGAGATCGCCTCCGTGGCGCGCTACGAGCGGCTCTTCACGCGCTATCTCCTCGGCCACTTCGACGAGCACGCGCACGACGACGACGCCAACGACGATCCGCTGCTCGCGGAGGTCGCCGCGTCGGCCGTGGTCACGGCGCACAATCACGTGCTGCGGCGGTGGCTGCGGGCGGGCGGCCAGGGCGACGTGGAGACCCAGCTGGACCACGCCTTCGCCATCGTCCGCAAGACGTTCGGCACGGGGATCGGCGCGGGACGGGAGACCGCGCCGCGACCGGCCGCCGCCGCCTCGTCCTTCACCGAGGGGGACGTGCTGGTGACCGTGGCCCGGGTGGACGCCCCCCTGGACCAGGTGATGCGCACCATCGAGCAGGCGCTCAAGGACCGGTCCTAG
- the ccrA gene encoding crotonyl-CoA carboxylase/reductase, translating into MKEILDAIQSQTATSADFAALPLPESYRAITVHKDEAEMFAGLGSRDKDPRKSIHLDDVPVPELGPGEALVAVMASSVNYNSVWTSIFEPVSTFSFLERYGRLSELSKRHDLPYHIIGSDLAGVVLRTGPGVNSWKPGDEVVAHCLSVELESSDGHNDTMLDPEQRIWGFETNFGGLAEIALVKSNQLMPKPDHLSWEEAAAPGLVNSTAYRQLVSRNGAGMKQGDNVLIWGASGGLGSYATQFALAGGANPICVVSSPQKADICRAMGAEAIIDRNAEGYKFWKDETTQDPKEWKRFGKRIREFTGGEDIDIVFEHPGRETFGASVYVTRKGGTITTCASTSGYMHEYDNRYLWMSLKRIIGSHFANYREAWEANRLVAKGKIHPTLSKVYSLEDTGQAAYDVHRNLHQGKVGVLALAPQEGLGVRDEEKRARHIDAINRFRNV; encoded by the coding sequence GTGAAGGAAATCCTGGACGCGATCCAGTCGCAGACGGCCACGTCCGCCGACTTCGCCGCTCTTCCGCTCCCCGAGTCCTACCGCGCGATCACCGTGCACAAGGACGAGGCGGAGATGTTCGCCGGGCTCGGTTCCCGCGACAAGGACCCCCGCAAGTCGATCCACCTGGACGACGTGCCGGTGCCGGAGCTCGGCCCCGGCGAGGCCCTGGTGGCCGTCATGGCGTCCTCCGTGAACTACAACTCGGTCTGGACGTCGATCTTCGAGCCGGTCTCGACCTTCAGCTTCCTGGAGCGCTACGGGCGCCTCAGCGAGCTCAGCAAGCGCCACGACCTGCCGTACCACATCATCGGCTCGGACCTCGCGGGCGTCGTGCTGCGCACCGGCCCCGGCGTGAACTCCTGGAAGCCCGGCGACGAGGTCGTCGCGCACTGCCTCTCGGTCGAGCTGGAGTCCTCGGACGGCCACAACGACACGATGCTCGACCCCGAGCAGCGGATCTGGGGCTTCGAGACCAACTTCGGCGGCCTCGCCGAGATCGCGCTCGTCAAGTCCAACCAGCTCATGCCGAAGCCGGACCACCTGAGCTGGGAGGAGGCCGCCGCTCCCGGCCTGGTGAACTCCACCGCCTACCGGCAGCTCGTCTCCCGCAACGGCGCCGGCATGAAGCAGGGCGACAACGTCCTCATCTGGGGCGCCAGCGGCGGACTCGGCTCCTACGCCACGCAGTTCGCGCTGGCCGGCGGCGCCAACCCGATCTGCGTCGTGAGCAGCCCGCAGAAGGCGGACATCTGCCGCGCGATGGGCGCCGAGGCGATCATCGACCGCAACGCCGAGGGCTACAAGTTCTGGAAGGACGAGACCACCCAGGACCCGAAGGAGTGGAAGCGCTTCGGCAAGCGCATCCGCGAGTTCACCGGCGGCGAGGACATCGACATCGTGTTCGAGCACCCCGGCCGCGAGACCTTCGGCGCGAGCGTCTACGTCACCCGCAAGGGCGGCACCATCACCACCTGCGCCTCGACGTCGGGCTACATGCACGAGTACGACAACCGCTACCTGTGGATGTCGCTCAAGCGGATCATCGGCTCGCACTTCGCGAACTACCGCGAGGCCTGGGAGGCCAACCGGCTCGTCGCCAAGGGCAAGATCCACCCCACGCTCTCCAAGGTGTACTCCCTGGAGGACACCGGGCAGGCCGCCTACGACGTGCACCGCAACCTCCACCAGGGCAAGGTCGGCGTGCTCGCGCTGGCACCCCAGGAGGGTCTGGGCGTGCGCGACGAGGAGAAGCGCGCCCGGCACATCGACGCCATCAACCGCTTCCGGAACGTCTGA
- a CDS encoding protein meaA: MTERQPTPARAEKDRPWLMRTYAGHSTAEASNELYRRNLAKGQTGLSVAFDLPTQTGYDPDHILARGEVGRVGVPVSHVGDMRRLFQDIPLDQMNTSMTINATAMWLLALYQVVAEEQGVDITKLQGTTQNDIVKEYLSRGTHVFPPVPSLRLTTDMITYTVNHIPKWNPINICSYHLQEAGATPVQEIAYAMSTAIAVLDAVFASGQIAEDRKGDVVARISFFVNAGVRFIEEMCKMRAFGRIWDKITRERYGIENPKQRRFRYGVQVNSLGLTEAQPENNVQRIVLEMLAVTLSKDARARAVQLPAWNEALGLPRPWDQQWSLRIQQVLAHESDLLEYEDIFEGSHVVEAKVAALVEESLAEMDRIEEMGGAMAAVESGYLKSQLVSSHAERRGRIESGQEKIVGVNIYESTEPNPLTADLDAAIQTVDPAVEARVVSALQTWRDTRYQPPFNHPRPCKALERLKEAAEGTGNLMEATLECARAGVTTGEWAGALREVFGEFRAPTGVSSAPVAVSAGEGTGLALVRRKVELTARDLGVGKLRFLVGKPGLDGHSNGAEQIAVRARDAGFEVVYQGIRLTPEQIVDAAVDEDVHAVGLSILSGSHAQLVPDVLEKLRKAGAADIPVIAGGIIPNADAEQLRAAGVAAVFTPKDFDITGIIGRIVDEIRKANKLGPLEVPA, from the coding sequence ATGACCGAGCGTCAGCCCACCCCGGCGAGGGCGGAGAAGGACCGGCCGTGGCTCATGCGCACGTACGCCGGACACTCCACCGCCGAGGCGTCCAACGAGTTGTACCGCCGCAACCTCGCCAAGGGGCAGACGGGCCTGTCCGTGGCCTTCGACCTGCCCACCCAGACCGGCTACGACCCCGACCACATCCTCGCCCGCGGCGAGGTGGGCCGGGTCGGGGTCCCGGTCTCGCACGTCGGTGACATGCGCCGGCTGTTCCAGGACATCCCCCTGGACCAGATGAACACCTCGATGACCATCAACGCCACCGCCATGTGGCTGCTGGCGCTCTATCAGGTCGTCGCCGAGGAGCAGGGCGTCGACATCACCAAGCTCCAGGGCACCACCCAGAACGACATCGTGAAGGAGTACCTGTCGCGGGGCACGCACGTGTTCCCGCCGGTCCCCTCCCTCCGTCTCACGACGGACATGATCACGTACACGGTGAACCACATCCCCAAGTGGAACCCGATCAACATCTGCAGCTACCACCTGCAGGAGGCGGGCGCCACACCGGTCCAGGAGATCGCCTACGCGATGTCCACCGCGATCGCCGTCCTGGACGCGGTGTTCGCGTCCGGGCAGATCGCCGAGGACCGCAAGGGCGATGTCGTGGCCCGGATCTCCTTCTTCGTGAACGCGGGCGTCCGCTTCATCGAGGAGATGTGCAAGATGCGGGCGTTCGGCCGCATCTGGGACAAGATCACCCGCGAGCGGTACGGCATCGAGAACCCCAAGCAGCGCCGCTTCCGCTACGGCGTCCAGGTCAACTCCCTCGGCCTGACCGAGGCGCAGCCGGAGAACAACGTCCAGCGGATCGTGCTGGAGATGCTCGCCGTCACGCTGTCCAAGGACGCCCGCGCCCGCGCCGTCCAACTGCCCGCCTGGAACGAGGCGCTGGGCCTGCCCCGCCCCTGGGACCAGCAGTGGTCGCTGCGCATCCAGCAGGTCCTCGCGCACGAGAGCGACCTGCTGGAGTACGAGGACATCTTCGAGGGCTCGCACGTCGTCGAGGCCAAGGTCGCGGCCCTCGTCGAGGAGTCGCTGGCCGAGATGGACCGGATCGAGGAGATGGGCGGCGCGATGGCCGCCGTCGAGTCGGGCTACCTGAAGTCGCAGCTCGTCTCCTCGCACGCCGAGCGGCGGGGCCGTATCGAGTCCGGCCAGGAGAAGATCGTCGGCGTCAACATCTACGAGTCGACCGAGCCGAACCCGCTCACCGCCGACCTGGACGCCGCGATCCAGACGGTCGACCCGGCCGTCGAGGCCCGGGTCGTCTCCGCGCTCCAGACCTGGCGCGACACGCGCTACCAGCCGCCCTTCAACCACCCGCGCCCGTGCAAGGCGCTGGAGCGGCTGAAGGAGGCCGCCGAGGGCACCGGCAACCTCATGGAGGCCACCCTGGAGTGCGCCCGCGCCGGCGTCACGACCGGCGAGTGGGCCGGGGCGCTGCGCGAGGTGTTCGGCGAGTTCCGCGCCCCCACCGGCGTCTCGTCCGCGCCCGTCGCCGTCAGCGCCGGGGAGGGCACCGGGCTCGCCCTGGTGCGCCGCAAGGTGGAACTGACGGCCCGCGACCTGGGCGTCGGCAAGCTCCGCTTCCTGGTGGGCAAGCCGGGCCTCGACGGGCACTCCAACGGCGCCGAGCAGATCGCCGTGCGGGCCCGCGACGCCGGGTTCGAGGTGGTCTACCAGGGCATCCGGCTCACCCCGGAACAGATCGTGGACGCGGCCGTCGACGAGGACGTGCACGCCGTGGGCCTGTCCATCCTGTCCGGCTCGCACGCCCAGTTGGTGCCGGACGTCCTGGAGAAACTGCGCAAGGCCGGCGCCGCCGACATCCCGGTGATCGCGGGCGGGATCATCCCGAACGCCGACGCCGAACAACTGCGAGCCGCGGGAGTGGCCGCCGTCTTCACCCCGAAGGACTTCGACATCACCGGAATCATCGGCCGTATCGTCGACGAGATCCGCAAAGCGAACAAGCTCGGCCCCCTGGAGGTCCCCGCATGA
- a CDS encoding HpcH/HpaI aldolase/citrate lyase family protein, whose protein sequence is MTTPVNRLRPRRSCLAVPGSNPRFLEKAQGLPADQVFLDLEDACAPLAKPDARHTIVKFLNEGDWTGKTRVVRVNDWTTEWTYRDVVTVVEGAGPNLDCIMLPKVQDAQQVVALDLLLTQIEKTMGFEVGKIGIEAQIENAQGLNNVNAIAQASPRVETIIFGPADFMASINMKSLVVGEQPPGYPADAYHYILMKILMAARANNLQAIDGPYLQIRNVEGYREVAQRAAALGFDGKWVLHPGQVEASNEIFSPSQEDYDHAELILDAYDYYTSEAGGKKGSAMLGDEMIDEASRKMALVISGKGRAAGMRRTSSFEAPEA, encoded by the coding sequence ATGACAACGCCCGTCAACCGTCTGCGTCCGCGCCGTTCCTGTCTCGCGGTGCCGGGAAGCAACCCGCGCTTCCTGGAGAAGGCGCAGGGGCTCCCCGCGGACCAGGTCTTCCTCGACCTGGAGGACGCGTGCGCGCCGCTGGCCAAGCCCGACGCCCGGCACACCATCGTCAAGTTCCTCAACGAGGGCGACTGGACCGGCAAGACGCGGGTCGTGCGCGTCAACGACTGGACCACCGAGTGGACGTACCGCGACGTCGTCACGGTCGTCGAGGGCGCGGGGCCGAACCTCGACTGCATCATGCTGCCGAAGGTCCAGGACGCCCAGCAGGTGGTGGCGCTCGACCTGCTGCTGACGCAGATCGAGAAGACGATGGGCTTCGAGGTCGGCAAGATCGGCATCGAGGCGCAGATCGAGAACGCCCAGGGGCTCAACAACGTCAACGCGATCGCGCAGGCCTCCCCGCGCGTCGAGACGATCATCTTCGGCCCGGCCGACTTCATGGCGTCGATCAACATGAAGTCGCTGGTCGTCGGCGAGCAGCCGCCCGGCTACCCGGCGGACGCCTACCACTACATCCTGATGAAGATCCTGATGGCCGCCCGCGCCAACAACCTCCAGGCGATCGACGGCCCCTACCTGCAGATCCGCAACGTCGAGGGCTACCGCGAGGTCGCGCAGCGCGCCGCCGCGCTCGGCTTCGACGGCAAGTGGGTGCTGCACCCGGGCCAGGTGGAGGCCTCCAACGAGATCTTCTCCCCCTCCCAGGAGGACTACGACCACGCCGAGCTGATCCTGGACGCGTACGACTACTACACGTCCGAGGCGGGCGGCAAGAAGGGCTCCGCGATGCTCGGCGACGAGATGATCGACGAGGCCAGCCGCAAGATGGCCCTGGTCATCTCGGGCAAGGGCCGGGCAGCCGGCATGCGGCGCACGTCCAGCTTCGAAGCCCCGGAGGCCTGA
- a CDS encoding MaoC family dehydratase — translation MQFGRTYEEFEVGAVYKHWPGKTVTEYDDHLFCLLTMNHHPLHMDSNYAEKTTDFGKNVVVGNYIYSLLLGMSVPDVSGKAIANLEVESLKHVAPTFHGDTIYGETTVLDKTPSRSKTDRGIVYVETKGYKQDGTLVCVFRRKVMVPTETYIKERGGEQPGRPQLKEQEK, via the coding sequence ATGCAGTTCGGACGCACCTACGAGGAGTTCGAGGTCGGCGCGGTCTACAAGCACTGGCCCGGCAAGACGGTCACCGAGTACGACGACCACCTCTTCTGCCTGCTGACCATGAACCACCACCCGCTCCACATGGACAGCAACTATGCGGAGAAGACGACCGATTTCGGCAAGAACGTCGTCGTGGGGAACTACATCTACTCGCTGCTCCTCGGCATGTCCGTGCCGGACGTCTCGGGCAAGGCGATCGCCAACCTGGAGGTCGAGTCGCTGAAGCACGTGGCGCCGACCTTCCACGGCGACACGATCTACGGCGAGACGACGGTCCTCGACAAGACGCCCTCCCGTTCCAAGACGGACCGCGGGATCGTCTACGTCGAGACCAAGGGCTACAAGCAGGACGGCACGCTGGTCTGTGTCTTCCGCCGCAAGGTGATGGTCCCCACCGAGACGTACATCAAGGAGCGCGGCGGCGAACAGCCCGGCCGCCCCCAGCTCAAGGAGCAGGAGAAGTAG
- a CDS encoding acyl-CoA dehydrogenase family protein, whose translation MARLAQTAGLTDVQREILSTVRDFVDKEIIPVATELEHRDEYPQDIVDGLKELGLFGLMIPEEYGGLGESLLTYALCVEEIARGWMSVSGIINTHFIVAYMLKQHGTQEQKDHFLPRMALGEVRGAFSMSEPALGSDVSAISSKAVRDGDEYVLNGQKMWLTNGGTSTLVAVLVRSDEGHPEGTAPHKSMTTFLVEKEPGFGEVRPGLTIPGKIDKMGYKGVDTTELIMDGLRIPADRVLGGTTGRGFYQMMDGVEVGRVNVAARGCGVAQRAFELGVSYAQQRHTFGKAIAQHQAIQFKLAEMATKVEAAHAMMVNAARKKDSGERNDLEAGMAKYLASEYCKEVVEDAFRIHGGYGFSKEYEIERLYREAPMLLIGEGTAEIQKMIIGRRLLEEYRLQG comes from the coding sequence ATGGCGCGACTCGCCCAGACCGCCGGTCTCACGGACGTCCAGCGGGAGATCCTCTCCACCGTCCGGGACTTCGTGGACAAGGAGATCATTCCGGTCGCGACCGAGCTGGAGCACCGCGACGAGTATCCGCAGGACATCGTCGACGGCCTGAAGGAACTCGGCCTGTTCGGTCTGATGATCCCCGAGGAGTACGGCGGTCTCGGCGAGTCCCTCCTGACGTACGCGCTGTGCGTCGAGGAGATCGCGCGCGGCTGGATGTCCGTCTCCGGCATCATCAACACGCACTTCATCGTGGCGTACATGCTCAAGCAGCACGGCACGCAGGAGCAGAAGGACCACTTCCTGCCGCGGATGGCGCTCGGCGAGGTGCGCGGCGCGTTCTCGATGTCGGAGCCGGCGCTCGGCTCGGACGTGTCGGCGATCTCGTCGAAGGCGGTGAGGGACGGCGACGAGTACGTCCTGAACGGCCAGAAGATGTGGCTGACGAACGGCGGGACGTCGACGCTGGTGGCCGTTCTGGTCCGAAGTGACGAAGGACACCCCGAGGGCACGGCGCCCCACAAGTCGATGACGACCTTCCTGGTGGAGAAGGAGCCCGGTTTCGGAGAGGTCCGTCCCGGCCTCACCATTCCCGGGAAGATCGACAAGATGGGGTACAAGGGCGTCGACACCACCGAACTCATCATGGACGGACTGCGCATTCCGGCCGATCGCGTGCTCGGCGGCACCACGGGCCGAGGGTTTTACCAAATGATGGACGGAGTGGAGGTCGGCCGCGTCAATGTCGCGGCGCGTGGCTGCGGTGTCGCCCAGCGTGCTTTTGAGCTGGGTGTCTCGTATGCCCAGCAACGCCACACTTTCGGCAAGGCGATCGCCCAGCACCAGGCCATCCAGTTCAAGCTGGCGGAGATGGCTACCAAGGTCGAGGCCGCCCATGCAATGATGGTGAACGCGGCTCGCAAAAAGGACTCCGGGGAACGAAACGACCTCGAAGCAGGGATGGCGAAGTACCTCGCCTCCGAGTACTGCAAGGAGGTCGTGGAGGATGCATTCCGGATCCACGGCGGCTACGGCTTCTCCAAGGAGTACGAGATCGAGCGCCTCTACCGCGAGGCGCCGATGCTGTTGATCGGTGAAGGTACCGCCGAAATCCAGAAAATGATCATCGGCCGCAGGCTGCTCGAAGAGTATCGACTCCAGGGTTAG
- a CDS encoding phosphatidylserine decarboxylase, translated as MPHSQTSAPRDSRTGVRLARGASPWLLPTVATAALSLARSRRSGAARAVAVPATALAAGMLWFFRDPEREIAQGRVISPADGVVQSIMPWKDGRTRVAIFMSPLNVHVNRAPLSGTVTSVEHIPGGFVPAFNKESENNERVVWHFDTELGDIEMIQIAGAVARRIVPYIPQGTKVEQGDRIGLIRFGSRVDIYLPEGVEVDVEVGQKTVAGVTRIDRG; from the coding sequence ATGCCCCACAGCCAAACCTCTGCACCTCGCGACAGCCGGACCGGCGTCCGCCTCGCGCGCGGAGCATCGCCGTGGCTCCTCCCGACCGTCGCCACCGCAGCACTCAGCCTGGCCCGTTCGCGCCGCTCCGGCGCGGCCCGGGCCGTGGCCGTACCCGCCACCGCGCTCGCGGCCGGGATGCTGTGGTTCTTCCGCGACCCCGAGCGCGAGATCGCTCAGGGCCGGGTCATCTCGCCCGCCGACGGTGTGGTGCAGAGCATCATGCCGTGGAAGGACGGACGGACCCGCGTCGCGATCTTCATGAGCCCGCTCAACGTCCACGTCAACCGTGCGCCCCTCTCCGGCACGGTGACGTCGGTGGAGCACATCCCCGGCGGGTTCGTTCCGGCGTTCAACAAGGAGAGCGAGAACAACGAGCGCGTCGTCTGGCACTTCGACACCGAGCTCGGTGACATCGAGATGATCCAGATCGCCGGCGCCGTGGCTCGTCGCATCGTCCCGTACATCCCGCAGGGCACCAAGGTCGAGCAGGGCGACCGGATCGGACTGATCCGCTTCGGCTCGCGCGTCGACATCTACCTGCCCGAGGGTGTCGAGGTCGATGTGGAGGTCGGTCAGAAGACCGTGGCTGGGGTGACTCGAATTGACCGTGGTTGA